Proteins from a genomic interval of Crassostrea angulata isolate pt1a10 chromosome 7, ASM2561291v2, whole genome shotgun sequence:
- the LOC128192078 gene encoding GTPase-activating protein and VPS9 domain-containing protein 1-like isoform X4: MELLELARQLKQEQLFVSAEKSQIHGLYEEAKKLAEDLYHESWIVRQQRSCLEQLQASSNTVTPRECYYQTNNLEFTNFVDSYKHLSYHETKYGDFLKFLKDNHFIVASLIDSVEKVSQDSLRKFISLLLTSVFGNVVFTEDEVSVIQTVRHLAELQLTSSDNPRFLLRKGNCGFSVAVKLLFDSLYSAKLFLTAALHDPVMRLLMEDEWFYDIDPQKALHRFPSQERVRRFGEPTSEDYEKKCNEYRKFIVDKLVILSNRFILSIKNNIHCFPSNLAWLVSQVYRALLKTGRHTEEQVRAVCADLVFSLFICPAIIDPDPYGITSDIHISHIARHNLMQIAQIIQVLAVSQWEAESKEKDLYERFEKGCITSLLDVLLEGVGSEVVTPPSNNHMISVARSSVLITLQDLNFLISLTRTLTSNLSDSTAEKKQLEELLSRIPTLLNCPTPQVSAASSMPPGSPKEKKSHKDKKQRGLSEGASSLAGQDEMVKEILVVPLNVDSECPGMMSEQKVLSMDQENKPRRVKYHDVPNYEEAENAGMFTSKRTRFSLSQDQESIDLSLTGNTSEIQEAFSEAASSHSVGSVEEDDDNDNMSDMISANVSGRGTPNISGRDTPLSQAGSVEEPPPPQMPLPEIPPLPETVPKPNREDVTDRFGKFEIRSEIERVETKSTVSDTWSTDVLASDSEPPPEGNQYDRLEELVRSSFLPRQEHVSEVSETASDAWSTDVLASDTEDKQALSEFDQDDVGSVTDLASIMSGDAGNLENSEGRRSPSEDLQIGQGMEASGGAEAAVPLVPAKIKVNRKSAKPFPHNEVFMDEDPLHPSDINRLSLPPPKPVQRLYQPRAKSSNLLAVPEHSSSQKQDFLPAGKTQEHFKPPVPTSQSSPKVNHQDQAAFDPLSRPENASFLAFENPMFNGPKPLERVSCPAISNVKKDMDEKSLGTKKSRSAVVCGATYSFSDSGFGGTPRSIDSQSLDSLIDTSNNVKLSEQQNTAFSTKRLSVIMYDPIPTESTESTTETLINLGGDENSDQSAVKTWADSAASLQQTFQVDSLIDVKEGNTKGGPLPRSRQDSLTSDSSGSDAVPFAKSSRSASFDNVSDKSEEKEAAAAKEKSQRDNNKSFFRNLKVKLNKGSHHYVSSIIRTSSRFTQQHLGMKKKSMKSSGEDSGADTPTSLLQEPILVDTSVDRAEGGDPPPRESSEDILEKYRTKPADSAVVSQEVPLPNIDVTAMKEKRMSVKDEDIHGPPLYDPENLETCFAFTDTKRKLRIVLSNTDIQLGYNLLEFSPQVGQEGVKKDPAEIYKMLRGQLAEALNLQDKDLIAQLHEAIRCVRLFDGEGCRKLVRSLQEDYQSRAAYVSYLIRCRQGLLGTHSHLQRLLSRIKRDKEVCGNHMTRICVKLFIEKKESSVVRFMSDFNKLTVSDEKTDHVEQFLQYLYQAMNQDPVWQAANECQIEDAQLAIERYIMSRIYTHAMFPNGDGDIMRDQLFQEHIKKLSHVITPSHKDLRIPRMYQFECPWTAAQKEIYMINAYKTPKDKVKCVFRCATTIMNLLSMANEKAVPAADDFIPVIIFVIIKANPPCLLSTIQYIQSFYGNRIGGEEQYWWIQFCSAVEFIKNMDYNE; this comes from the exons ATGGAACTACTAGAGCTAGCAAGGCAGTTAAAGCAGGAGCAACTGTTTGTAAGTGCTGAAAAGTCACAGATTCATGGTCTGTATGAAGAAGCTAAAAAATTGGCAGAGGATCTGTACCACGAATCATGGATTGTACGACAACAGCGATCATGTCTGGAGCAACTGCAGGCCTCCTCAAACACTGTCACACCAAGGGAGTGCTACTACCAAAccaacaatttagaatttacaaattttgtagaCAGTTACAAACACCTTAGTTACCATGAAACCAAATATGGggattttttaaagttcttaaaagataatcattttattgtgGCATCTCTCATTGACAGTGTTGAGAAGGTTTCACAAGACAGCTTAAGAAAGTTCATTTCTCTGCTGTTGACCTCAGTATTTGGAAATGTTGTTTTTACTGAAGATGAAGTTTCTGTGATTCAGACTGTCAGGCATCTTGCAGAACTTCAATTAACCTCTAGTGACAATCCAAGATTTCTATTACGAAAAGGAAACTGCGGATTCAGTGTGGCAGTAAAGCTATTATTCGATTCTTTGTATTCAGCCAAACTTTTTCTCACGGCAGCACTACAcgaccctgtgatgagattacTAATGGAAGATGAGTGGTTTTATGATATAGACCCACAAAAAGCTCTGCACCGTTTCCCTTCCCAGGAAAGAGTACGGCGTTTTGGGGAACCTACCAGTGAAGATTACGAGAAGAAATGCAATGAATATAGAAAATTTATAGTAGACAAATtagttattttatcaaataggtTTATTCTgtcaattaaaaacaatattcattGCTTCCCTTCAAATCTAGCTTGGTTAGTGTCACAAGTATATCGGGCCTTGTTGAAAACTGGCAGACATACTGAGGAGCAAGTTCGTGCAGTGTGTGCGGATCTTGTCTTCTCTCTGTTCATTTGTCCGGCCATCATTGATCCTGATCCGTACGGAATCACATCGGACATCCATATCAGCCACATAGCTCGACACAATCTAATGCAGATAGCTCAGATTATCCAGGTCCTTGCTGTTTCTCAGTGGGAGGCAGAGTCCAAGGAGAAAGATCTCTATGAGAGGTTTGAGAAG GGTTGTATCACCTCCTTGCTGGATGTTTTACTAGAGGGTGTGGGGTCAGAGGTTGTAACCCCTCCCAGTAACAATCACATGATCAGTGTAGCAAGATCATCAGTTCTCATTACACTGCAAGATCTTAATTTTCTG ATATCCTTGACTCGGACTCTAACCTCCAACCTCAGTGACAGCACAGCAGAGAAGAAACAGCTGGAGGAACTTCTATCTCGTATCCCTACCCTGCTCAACTGCCCCACCCCACAGGTTTCTGCTGCTAGTAGCATGCCCCCAGGGtcaccaaaagaaaaaaagtcaCACAAAG ACAAGAAACAGCGAGGATTATCGGAGGGGGCGAGTTCGTTAGCCGGACAAGATGAGATGGTTAAGGAGATTTTGGTGGTTCCTCTGAATGTAGACTCGGAATGTCCGGGAATGATGTCCGAACAGAAAGTGTTGTCCATGGATCAGGAAAACAAACCTCGGCGGGTCAAATACCATGACGTCCCTAACTACGAGGAGGCAGAGAATGCTGGGATGTTCACATCCAAGAGGACgaggttctctctctctcaggacCAGGAATCTATTG ACTTGTCCCTTACAGGAAACACCAGCGAGATCCAGGAGGCGTTCTCGGAGGCCGCCTCCAGTCACTCCGTGGGGTCGGTAGAGGAAGATGACGACAATGACAACATGTCAGACATGATCTCCGCTAACGTCAGTGGGCGGGGTACTCCCAACATCAGTGGCCGAGACACGCCCCTCTCACAGGCAGGAAGTGTGGAGGAGCCCCCACCCCCTCAGATGCCTCTCCCCGAAATTCCTCCCCTCCCTGAAACAGTTCCAAAACCAAACCGAGAAGATGTCACAGATAGAtttggaaaatttgaaattagaTCCGAAATTGAGA GAGTGGAGACCAAGTCCACAGTGAGTGATACATGGAGCACAGATGTTCTGGCCAGTGATTCGGAGCCGCCACCAGAGGGGAACCAGTACGATAGGCTAGAGGAACTAGTTCGTAGCAGCTTCCTCCCGCGACAGGAA CATGTGTCGGAGGTGTCGGAGACGGCTAGTGACGCCTGGAGTACGGACGTACTGGCCAGCGACACAGAGGACAAACAGGCCCTGTCTGAGTTTGATCAG GATGATGTAGGTAGTGTCACAGACCTGGCCTCAATCATGTCAGGAGATGCTGGGAATCTGGAAAACTCTGAAG GTCGGCGCAGTCCGAGTGAGGATCTACAGATAGGGCAAGGGATGGAGGCATCGGGTGGAGCTGAGGCCGCTGTGCCCTTAGTCCCAGCAAAGATCAAAGTCAACAGGAAATCTGCAAAGCCTTTCCCCCACAATGAAGTGTTTATGGATGAAGACCCTCTCCACCCGAGTGACATTAACAGACTCTCCTTACCTCCCCCCAAACCTGTTCAAAGGTTATATCAGCCTCGGGCCAAGTCCAGTAATCTCCTGGCTGTGCCGGAGCATAGTTCTAGTCAGAAACAAG ACTTCCTCCCTGCTGGGAAAACACAAGAACACTTCAAACCTCCAGTGCCAACCAGTCAGTCTTCACCAAAAGTCAATCACCAGGACCAAGCAGCATTTGATCCTCTCTCTCGACCAGAAAACGCAAGCTTCCTAGCATTTGAAAACCCTATGTTTAATGGTCCAAAACCTCTGGAACGAGTTAGCTGTCCAGCTATAAGTAATGTTAAAAAAGACATGGATGAAAAGAGTTTAG gaACCAAGAAGTCACGATCAGCTGTGGTTTGCGGTGCTACCTACAGTTTTTCTGACTCTGGTTTTGGAGGAACTCCTCGGTCCATTGACTCCCAGTCACTTGACTCATTAATAGACACCTCAAACAACGTCAAATTGTCTGAGCAACAGAACACTGCGTTCAGCACCAAGCGCCTGTCCGTGATCATGTATGATCCGATTCCTACCGAGTCAACAGAAAGCACCACAGAGACCCTGATTAACCTGGGAGGGGACGAAAACTCTGACCAATCAGCCGTCAAAACCTGGGCGGACTCGGCAGCCAGCTTACAGCAGACATTCCAGGTCGACTCTCTGATTGATGTCAAGGAGGGGAACACAAAGGGGGGTCCCCTACCTCGCTCCCGCCAGGACAGCCTCACCAGTGACTCCAGTGGCTCAGACGCTGTCCCTTTTGCCAAGTCCTCTAGGTCCGCAAGCTTTGACAATGTGTCGGACAAGTCTGAGGAAAAG GAAGCAGCGGCTGCCAAAGAGAAGAGTCAGAGGGACAACAACAAGAGCTTCTTTAGGAACCTGAAAGTCAAACTCAACAAAG GGTCTCATCATTATGTCTCCTCCATTATCCGAACAAGCAGCAGATTTACTCAGCAGCATCTGG GAATGAAGAAGAAGTCCATGAAGTCAAGTGGAGAGGACAGTGGGGCAG ACACTCCCACTTCCTTGCTTCAAGAACCCATCCTGGTGGATACATCTGTGGATAGGGCAGAGGGAGGAGACCCACCCCCTAGAG AATCCTCAGAAGACATTTTAGAGAAATATCGAACCAAGCCTGCTGACAGTGCAGTGGTATCCCAAGAGGTACCTCTCCCAAACATTGATGTAACAGCGATGAAAGAGAAGAGGATGTCTGTGAAGGACGAAGATATTCACGGACCGCCCCTCTACGACCCGGAAAATCTTGAGACCTGTTTCGCATTTACAGACACAAAACGGAAGCTGCGCATAGTTCTAAGTAACACAGACATACAGCTTGGGTATAACCTACTGGAGTTCTCCCCTCAGGTGGGGCAGGAGGGGGTGAAGAAGGACCCTGCAGAAATCTACAAGATGTTACGAGGGCAGCTGGCCGAGGCGCTCAATCTACAGGATAAGGACCTCATAGCTCAGCTTCACGAGGCCATCCGCTGTGTCAGGCTCTTTGATGGCGAAgg aTGTAGGAAATTGGTGCGTTCTCTCCAAGAGGACTATCAGAGTCGTGCTGCTTACGTTTCATATTTAATTCGTTGTCGGCAAGGCCTGCTGGGAACCCACTCACATCTACAGCGTCTTCTTAGCAGAATCAAAAG GGACAAGGAGGTGTGTGGGAATCACATGACCAGAATCTGTGTCAAGCTGTTCATTGAAAAGAAGGAAAGCAGTGTTGTCAGATTCATGTCTGACTTCAACAAACTGACGGTATCCGATGAAAAG ACTGACCATGTAGAACAGTTTCTCCAGTACTTGTACCAGGCCATGAATCAGGACCCAGTGTGGCAAG CTGCCAATGAGTGTCAAATTGAGGATGCACAGCTGGCCATTGAGAGGTACATCATGAGTCGGATCTACACCCATGCCATGTTCCCCAATGGAGACGGTGACATCATGAGAGACCA GTTGTTCCAAGAACACATCAAGAAGCTGAGTCATGTCATAACTCCGTCCCATAAGGATCTCCGGATTCCGCGAATGTACCAGTTCGAGTGTCCCTGGACAGCTGCCCAGAAGGAAATCTACATGATTAATGCTTATAAG ACCCCCAAGGACAAGGTCAAGTGTGTGTTCCGCTGTGCCACCACCATCATGAACCTCCTCAGTATGGCCAACGAGAAAGCGGTGCCTGCTGCTGATGATTTCATCCCTGTTATCATCTTTGTGATCATCAAGGCAAACCCTCCCTGTCTGCTGTCCACCATTCAGTACATACAGAGTTTCTATGGTAACAGGATCGGGGGAGAGGAGCAGTACTGGTGGATACAGTTCTGTTCAGCGGTCGAGTTCATCAAAAACATGGACTACAACGAATGA
- the LOC128192078 gene encoding GTPase-activating protein and VPS9 domain-containing protein 1-like isoform X2: MELLELARQLKQEQLFVSAEKSQIHGLYEEAKKLAEDLYHESWIVRQQRSCLEQLQASSNTVTPRECYYQTNNLEFTNFVDSYKHLSYHETKYGDFLKFLKDNHFIVASLIDSVEKVSQDSLRKFISLLLTSVFGNVVFTEDEVSVIQTVRHLAELQLTSSDNPRFLLRKGNCGFSVAVKLLFDSLYSAKLFLTAALHDPVMRLLMEDEWFYDIDPQKALHRFPSQERVRRFGEPTSEDYEKKCNEYRKFIVDKLVILSNRFILSIKNNIHCFPSNLAWLVSQVYRALLKTGRHTEEQVRAVCADLVFSLFICPAIIDPDPYGITSDIHISHIARHNLMQIAQIIQVLAVSQWEAESKEKDLYERFEKGCITSLLDVLLEGVGSEVVTPPSNNHMISVARSSVLITLQDLNFLISLTRTLTSNLSDSTAEKKQLEELLSRIPTLLNCPTPQVSAASSMPPGSPKEKKSHKDKKQRGLSEGASSLAGQDEMVKEILVVPLNVDSECPGMMSEQKVLSMDQENKPRRVKYHDVPNYEEAENAGMFTSKRTRFSLSQDQESIGNTSEIQEAFSEAASSHSVGSVEEDDDNDNMSDMISANVSGRGTPNISGRDTPLSQAGSVEEPPPPQMPLPEIPPLPETVPKPNREDVTDRFGKFEIRSEIERVETKSTVSDTWSTDVLASDSEPPPEGNQYDRLEELVRSSFLPRQEHVSEVSETASDAWSTDVLASDTEDKQALSEFDQDDVGSVTDLASIMSGDAGNLENSEGRRSPSEDLQIGQGMEASGGAEAAVPLVPAKIKVNRKSAKPFPHNEVFMDEDPLHPSDINRLSLPPPKPVQRLYQPRAKSSNLLAVPEHSSSQKQGTHSSQQTFKPLLQPEKFPPPPQQQDKLPTSQPLEPLLMDKAPHAMSSAPPLDLDKLPHPVPLPRQKDRMTHPLPSTASSQPDRYSLPSQLEDSSSLQSGNAQSLLRFSQSDFLPAGKTQEHFKPPVPTSQSSPKVNHQDQAAFDPLSRPENASFLAFENPMFNGPKPLERVSCPAISNVKKDMDEKSLGTKKSRSAVVCGATYSFSDSGFGGTPRSIDSQSLDSLIDTSNNVKLSEQQNTAFSTKRLSVIMYDPIPTESTESTTETLINLGGDENSDQSAVKTWADSAASLQQTFQVDSLIDVKEGNTKGGPLPRSRQDSLTSDSSGSDAVPFAKSSRSASFDNVSDKSEEKEAAAAKEKSQRDNNKSFFRNLKVKLNKGSHHYVSSIIRTSSRFTQQHLGMKKKSMKSSGEDSGADTPTSLLQEPILVDTSVDRAEGGDPPPRESSEDILEKYRTKPADSAVVSQEVPLPNIDVTAMKEKRMSVKDEDIHGPPLYDPENLETCFAFTDTKRKLRIVLSNTDIQLGYNLLEFSPQVGQEGVKKDPAEIYKMLRGQLAEALNLQDKDLIAQLHEAIRCVRLFDGEGCRKLVRSLQEDYQSRAAYVSYLIRCRQGLLGTHSHLQRLLSRIKRDKEVCGNHMTRICVKLFIEKKESSVVRFMSDFNKLTVSDEKTDHVEQFLQYLYQAMNQDPVWQAANECQIEDAQLAIERYIMSRIYTHAMFPNGDGDIMRDQLFQEHIKKLSHVITPSHKDLRIPRMYQFECPWTAAQKEIYMINAYKTPKDKVKCVFRCATTIMNLLSMANEKAVPAADDFIPVIIFVIIKANPPCLLSTIQYIQSFYGNRIGGEEQYWWIQFCSAVEFIKNMDYNE, encoded by the exons ATGGAACTACTAGAGCTAGCAAGGCAGTTAAAGCAGGAGCAACTGTTTGTAAGTGCTGAAAAGTCACAGATTCATGGTCTGTATGAAGAAGCTAAAAAATTGGCAGAGGATCTGTACCACGAATCATGGATTGTACGACAACAGCGATCATGTCTGGAGCAACTGCAGGCCTCCTCAAACACTGTCACACCAAGGGAGTGCTACTACCAAAccaacaatttagaatttacaaattttgtagaCAGTTACAAACACCTTAGTTACCATGAAACCAAATATGGggattttttaaagttcttaaaagataatcattttattgtgGCATCTCTCATTGACAGTGTTGAGAAGGTTTCACAAGACAGCTTAAGAAAGTTCATTTCTCTGCTGTTGACCTCAGTATTTGGAAATGTTGTTTTTACTGAAGATGAAGTTTCTGTGATTCAGACTGTCAGGCATCTTGCAGAACTTCAATTAACCTCTAGTGACAATCCAAGATTTCTATTACGAAAAGGAAACTGCGGATTCAGTGTGGCAGTAAAGCTATTATTCGATTCTTTGTATTCAGCCAAACTTTTTCTCACGGCAGCACTACAcgaccctgtgatgagattacTAATGGAAGATGAGTGGTTTTATGATATAGACCCACAAAAAGCTCTGCACCGTTTCCCTTCCCAGGAAAGAGTACGGCGTTTTGGGGAACCTACCAGTGAAGATTACGAGAAGAAATGCAATGAATATAGAAAATTTATAGTAGACAAATtagttattttatcaaataggtTTATTCTgtcaattaaaaacaatattcattGCTTCCCTTCAAATCTAGCTTGGTTAGTGTCACAAGTATATCGGGCCTTGTTGAAAACTGGCAGACATACTGAGGAGCAAGTTCGTGCAGTGTGTGCGGATCTTGTCTTCTCTCTGTTCATTTGTCCGGCCATCATTGATCCTGATCCGTACGGAATCACATCGGACATCCATATCAGCCACATAGCTCGACACAATCTAATGCAGATAGCTCAGATTATCCAGGTCCTTGCTGTTTCTCAGTGGGAGGCAGAGTCCAAGGAGAAAGATCTCTATGAGAGGTTTGAGAAG GGTTGTATCACCTCCTTGCTGGATGTTTTACTAGAGGGTGTGGGGTCAGAGGTTGTAACCCCTCCCAGTAACAATCACATGATCAGTGTAGCAAGATCATCAGTTCTCATTACACTGCAAGATCTTAATTTTCTG ATATCCTTGACTCGGACTCTAACCTCCAACCTCAGTGACAGCACAGCAGAGAAGAAACAGCTGGAGGAACTTCTATCTCGTATCCCTACCCTGCTCAACTGCCCCACCCCACAGGTTTCTGCTGCTAGTAGCATGCCCCCAGGGtcaccaaaagaaaaaaagtcaCACAAAG ACAAGAAACAGCGAGGATTATCGGAGGGGGCGAGTTCGTTAGCCGGACAAGATGAGATGGTTAAGGAGATTTTGGTGGTTCCTCTGAATGTAGACTCGGAATGTCCGGGAATGATGTCCGAACAGAAAGTGTTGTCCATGGATCAGGAAAACAAACCTCGGCGGGTCAAATACCATGACGTCCCTAACTACGAGGAGGCAGAGAATGCTGGGATGTTCACATCCAAGAGGACgaggttctctctctctcaggacCAGGAATCTATTG GAAACACCAGCGAGATCCAGGAGGCGTTCTCGGAGGCCGCCTCCAGTCACTCCGTGGGGTCGGTAGAGGAAGATGACGACAATGACAACATGTCAGACATGATCTCCGCTAACGTCAGTGGGCGGGGTACTCCCAACATCAGTGGCCGAGACACGCCCCTCTCACAGGCAGGAAGTGTGGAGGAGCCCCCACCCCCTCAGATGCCTCTCCCCGAAATTCCTCCCCTCCCTGAAACAGTTCCAAAACCAAACCGAGAAGATGTCACAGATAGAtttggaaaatttgaaattagaTCCGAAATTGAGA GAGTGGAGACCAAGTCCACAGTGAGTGATACATGGAGCACAGATGTTCTGGCCAGTGATTCGGAGCCGCCACCAGAGGGGAACCAGTACGATAGGCTAGAGGAACTAGTTCGTAGCAGCTTCCTCCCGCGACAGGAA CATGTGTCGGAGGTGTCGGAGACGGCTAGTGACGCCTGGAGTACGGACGTACTGGCCAGCGACACAGAGGACAAACAGGCCCTGTCTGAGTTTGATCAG GATGATGTAGGTAGTGTCACAGACCTGGCCTCAATCATGTCAGGAGATGCTGGGAATCTGGAAAACTCTGAAG GTCGGCGCAGTCCGAGTGAGGATCTACAGATAGGGCAAGGGATGGAGGCATCGGGTGGAGCTGAGGCCGCTGTGCCCTTAGTCCCAGCAAAGATCAAAGTCAACAGGAAATCTGCAAAGCCTTTCCCCCACAATGAAGTGTTTATGGATGAAGACCCTCTCCACCCGAGTGACATTAACAGACTCTCCTTACCTCCCCCCAAACCTGTTCAAAGGTTATATCAGCCTCGGGCCAAGTCCAGTAATCTCCTGGCTGTGCCGGAGCATAGTTCTAGTCAGAAACAAGGTACACATTCCTCCCAACAGACATTTAAACCTCTGCTACAACCAGAAAAATTCCCTCCCCCTCCCCAGCAGCAGGACAAGCTTCCTACTTCCCAACCCCTGGAACCTCTCCTGATGGACAAAGCACCTCACGCTATGTCATCAGCCCCACCCCTGGACCTGGATAAACTCCCTCACCCTGTTCCCTTACCCAGGCAGAAAGACCGAATGACTCACCCACTGCCAAGCACGGCTTCATCACAACCTGATCGGTACTCTCTCCCCTCACAATTAGAGGACAGCAGTAGTCTACAGTCAGGGAATGCACAATCTCTACTCCGTTTTTCTCAATCAGACTTCCTCCCTGCTGGGAAAACACAAGAACACTTCAAACCTCCAGTGCCAACCAGTCAGTCTTCACCAAAAGTCAATCACCAGGACCAAGCAGCATTTGATCCTCTCTCTCGACCAGAAAACGCAAGCTTCCTAGCATTTGAAAACCCTATGTTTAATGGTCCAAAACCTCTGGAACGAGTTAGCTGTCCAGCTATAAGTAATGTTAAAAAAGACATGGATGAAAAGAGTTTAG gaACCAAGAAGTCACGATCAGCTGTGGTTTGCGGTGCTACCTACAGTTTTTCTGACTCTGGTTTTGGAGGAACTCCTCGGTCCATTGACTCCCAGTCACTTGACTCATTAATAGACACCTCAAACAACGTCAAATTGTCTGAGCAACAGAACACTGCGTTCAGCACCAAGCGCCTGTCCGTGATCATGTATGATCCGATTCCTACCGAGTCAACAGAAAGCACCACAGAGACCCTGATTAACCTGGGAGGGGACGAAAACTCTGACCAATCAGCCGTCAAAACCTGGGCGGACTCGGCAGCCAGCTTACAGCAGACATTCCAGGTCGACTCTCTGATTGATGTCAAGGAGGGGAACACAAAGGGGGGTCCCCTACCTCGCTCCCGCCAGGACAGCCTCACCAGTGACTCCAGTGGCTCAGACGCTGTCCCTTTTGCCAAGTCCTCTAGGTCCGCAAGCTTTGACAATGTGTCGGACAAGTCTGAGGAAAAG GAAGCAGCGGCTGCCAAAGAGAAGAGTCAGAGGGACAACAACAAGAGCTTCTTTAGGAACCTGAAAGTCAAACTCAACAAAG GGTCTCATCATTATGTCTCCTCCATTATCCGAACAAGCAGCAGATTTACTCAGCAGCATCTGG GAATGAAGAAGAAGTCCATGAAGTCAAGTGGAGAGGACAGTGGGGCAG ACACTCCCACTTCCTTGCTTCAAGAACCCATCCTGGTGGATACATCTGTGGATAGGGCAGAGGGAGGAGACCCACCCCCTAGAG AATCCTCAGAAGACATTTTAGAGAAATATCGAACCAAGCCTGCTGACAGTGCAGTGGTATCCCAAGAGGTACCTCTCCCAAACATTGATGTAACAGCGATGAAAGAGAAGAGGATGTCTGTGAAGGACGAAGATATTCACGGACCGCCCCTCTACGACCCGGAAAATCTTGAGACCTGTTTCGCATTTACAGACACAAAACGGAAGCTGCGCATAGTTCTAAGTAACACAGACATACAGCTTGGGTATAACCTACTGGAGTTCTCCCCTCAGGTGGGGCAGGAGGGGGTGAAGAAGGACCCTGCAGAAATCTACAAGATGTTACGAGGGCAGCTGGCCGAGGCGCTCAATCTACAGGATAAGGACCTCATAGCTCAGCTTCACGAGGCCATCCGCTGTGTCAGGCTCTTTGATGGCGAAgg aTGTAGGAAATTGGTGCGTTCTCTCCAAGAGGACTATCAGAGTCGTGCTGCTTACGTTTCATATTTAATTCGTTGTCGGCAAGGCCTGCTGGGAACCCACTCACATCTACAGCGTCTTCTTAGCAGAATCAAAAG GGACAAGGAGGTGTGTGGGAATCACATGACCAGAATCTGTGTCAAGCTGTTCATTGAAAAGAAGGAAAGCAGTGTTGTCAGATTCATGTCTGACTTCAACAAACTGACGGTATCCGATGAAAAG ACTGACCATGTAGAACAGTTTCTCCAGTACTTGTACCAGGCCATGAATCAGGACCCAGTGTGGCAAG CTGCCAATGAGTGTCAAATTGAGGATGCACAGCTGGCCATTGAGAGGTACATCATGAGTCGGATCTACACCCATGCCATGTTCCCCAATGGAGACGGTGACATCATGAGAGACCA GTTGTTCCAAGAACACATCAAGAAGCTGAGTCATGTCATAACTCCGTCCCATAAGGATCTCCGGATTCCGCGAATGTACCAGTTCGAGTGTCCCTGGACAGCTGCCCAGAAGGAAATCTACATGATTAATGCTTATAAG ACCCCCAAGGACAAGGTCAAGTGTGTGTTCCGCTGTGCCACCACCATCATGAACCTCCTCAGTATGGCCAACGAGAAAGCGGTGCCTGCTGCTGATGATTTCATCCCTGTTATCATCTTTGTGATCATCAAGGCAAACCCTCCCTGTCTGCTGTCCACCATTCAGTACATACAGAGTTTCTATGGTAACAGGATCGGGGGAGAGGAGCAGTACTGGTGGATACAGTTCTGTTCAGCGGTCGAGTTCATCAAAAACATGGACTACAACGAATGA